Part of the bacterium genome, ATCGAGCATCGAGCATCGAGCATCGAGCATCGAGCATCGAGGATCGAAGATCGAGCATCGAGGATCGAGCATCCAGCATCATGTGCTGAACGGTTACATAATTCTTTAATCTTTGTGTCTTAGTGTCTTTGTGGTCGAACACTTACTAAGAAACGATGACTGAGGTGCCAAATATGGGGAAGGTAATCGAAAAGGTCAAAATTACGAATTTGCTTGAGACGATGAAGTCCATTGAGATCGATGCCGTCATTGATACTGGCGCCACGATGGTTGTGTTACCTCACAATATCGTGAAGGAACTTGGATTGAAGAAGATTCGGGAAGTAAAGGTCAAATATGCAAACAACAGCACAGAATCAAAATCAATATATGGTGTAGTAACTATAGAAATTAAAGGACGAACTGGTAACTTCGATGTGTTGGCAGAGGCGGAAGGCTCACCGCCTCTCATAGGACAAGTAGCTTTAAAGGTATTAGACCTGGTAGTTGACCCAAGGACAAGAATCCTCATGCCGAATCCCCAATCTCCGGAGATGCCAATGGTGGAGATATTATGACGGCCGGTCAACACTCTCGCCACCCGCCTAAGGAGATGGTCGCCTTTTCCCCCTCAAACAAGGGAGGCCCAAACGTAACTACTCAAAACTAAGTTAAGCAGTTAGTTGGGAGATAAAGCAAAATTCCCTCTCCCTTGATGGGAGAGGGATAGGGTGAGGGTGAAATGGGCGGGCAATATTATTACTCTTGCTAAAAACCTTAGAAAAAGAGCTACCACCCTCCCCTAACCCCTCCCATCAAGGGCTTATCCTTACCCACAAATTGGGTAAAAGGATGGGGTAAATAAGGATAAACCACGAAGAGCACGAAGGACACGAAGAAAAAAATATTTCATCCTCGGACGGGAAAGGCTGGCCGTCCCAAGTCCCCTTACCAGGTGCCACCAAAAGGCTTGAAGTAGGCGATCGCCCCTAACCTTTTTAAACCAGGGTTCATTTCCCACTAATCCTGTTTAAAAGGTAGTCTCTGCCGATCTCCCTCCATTTAGAGTTTACTAAGGATGGGCACATATTACAGGCGG contains:
- a CDS encoding retroviral-like aspartic protease family protein encodes the protein MGKVIEKVKITNLLETMKSIEIDAVIDTGATMVVLPHNIVKELGLKKIREVKVKYANNSTESKSIYGVVTIEIKGRTGNFDVLAEAEGSPPLIGQVALKVLDLVVDPRTRILMPNPQSPEMPMVEIL